From the genome of Pseudomonas sp. WJP1:
GGTCCAGCGCTGCAATCCGCGCAGCAGACTCGGCATCTACCGTGTGCAACGATTTGCCACGGGTTTCCCGGGTCAGCCCGACGGCCACGATGGAGATCAGCGAAGCACCGACCAGATAGAGCGCGATCGGTGTCGAGCTGTGGTACTTGTTGAGCAGGGTGATGGCGATCAGTGGGGCCAGGGAGCCGGCGAAGATCGGCGCCACCTGGTAGCACAGCGAGAGTGCGGTGTAGCGCACATGGGTCGGAAACATCTCGGCCATCAACGCCGAGTACGGGGCGTAGGTCATCGACTCGATGGCCAGGCCCAGGGTGATGGCCGCCATGATCAGCCAATTGTTGCCGGTGTCCATCATCGGGAAACCGACGAATCCCCAGAAAGCGGTGAGTACCGCTCCGACCAGGTAAACCGGTTTGCGCCCGACCAGATCCGACAGGTAACCCATCAACGGAATCAGGAAGAAGTGCAGCAGGTGAGCGCCAAACATCAGCAGCAAAATCTCTGACGTGTCCTTGTGCACCACCAGTTTCAGATAAGTGATCGAGAAGGTCACGACGGTGTAGTAGAGAATGTTCTCGGCAAACCGCGCGCCGATACCGACCAGCACCGAGCGCCAGTGGTGGCGCAGCACTTCGACCACGCCCAGTTGCTGGTGCCGGGTCTGCGCCTGGCGGGCCTGGGCCTCCTTGAAAATCGGCGCGTCATCGACACTGGTGCGAA
Proteins encoded in this window:
- the abaF gene encoding fosfomycin efflux MFS transporter AbaF, whose translation is MPNAQHTQSATTPSGLKRVVAAAMAGTVAEWYEFFLYGTASALVFGQLFFRQTDSPIDGIIAAFALYAVGFLARPLGGLVFGHYGDKYGRKRLLQLSLVVVGITTFLMGCLPGFNQIGYAAPVLLVLLRLIQGFAFGGEWGGAILLVSEHCPDNRRGFWASWPQAGVPAGNLVATVALLLLSSNLSEEQFLAWGWRVAFWFSAVVVLIGYWIRTSVDDAPIFKEAQARQAQTRHQQLGVVEVLRHHWRSVLVGIGARFAENILYYTVVTFSITYLKLVVHKDTSEILLLMFGAHLLHFFLIPLMGYLSDLVGRKPVYLVGAVLTAFWGFVGFPMMDTGNNWLIMAAITLGLAIESMTYAPYSALMAEMFPTHVRYTALSLCYQVAPIFAGSLAPLIAITLLNKYHSSTPIALYLVGASLISIVAVGLTRETRGKSLHTVDAESAARIAALDPTAATPRRADSLA